A part of Drosophila ananassae strain 14024-0371.13 chromosome 2R, ASM1763931v2, whole genome shotgun sequence genomic DNA contains:
- the LOC6506193 gene encoding zinc carboxypeptidase: MWSRILLFVGLFSVGLGLEQVRYDNYKVYNIKIDDVEHYQLLSSQEKAFELNSWREARHPGDTSDVMLPPQYQEGFEGLLKQYNFTYKLKIDNVQTHIDAQRPKKRTGYMEWTQYHTLEEIYAWLDLIEQRYADIVTPFTIGNSYEGRPIRGIKISFKEGNPAVFIESNIHAREWITSSTITYFIDELLVPRNPGIRDLAQNVDWYIIPVLNVDGFAYSHEVERLWRKSRLPSDPTGECIGTDLNRNFDYLWMLIGASDDPCSEFYAGPSVESDPEISQLTSYINTSIPEGTIKIYISLHSYGQYVLSPWGHTAEEFPEHYPQMMHVAKGFSDALFRRYGTVFHYGSSATTLYEVSGSGKEWAYAVKGIKIPYTIELRDTGELGFVLPPEDIIPVAREVTEGFVGMIAAAREIDIL, encoded by the exons ATGTGGTCTAGAATTCTGCTCTTCGTAGGACTCTTCAGTGTAGGTCTAGGTCTTGAGCAAGTGCGTTATGACAACTACAAGGTCTACAACATAAAGATCGACGATGTGGAGCACTACCAGTTGCTGAGTAGTCAGGAAAAGGCCTTTGAA CTCAACAGCTGGCGCGAAGCTCGTCATCCGGGAGATACCTCGGACGTAATGCTTCCCCCACAGTACCAGGAGGGATTCGAGGGTCTTTTGAAACAATACAACTTCACCTATAAGCTCAAGATCGATAATGTTCAGACCCACATCGATGCCCAGAGGCCCAAAAAGCGTACTGGCTATATGGAATGGACGCAGTATCACACACTGGAAGAAATCTACGCCTGGTTGGATTTGATCGAACAGCGTTATGCTGATATTGTCACACCTTTCACAATTGGAAACTCTTACGAAGGCAGACCCATTCGGGGCATAAAAATCTCATTTAAAGAGGGAAATCCCGCCGTGTTTATTGAGTCCAATATTCATGCCCGAGAATGGATTACTTCTTCGACGATCACATACTTCATCGATGAACTCCTTGTACCCCGTAATCCTGGCATCAGAGATTTAGCCCAAAATGTGGACTGGTACATTATTCCTGTGCTTAATGTCGATGGCTTCGCTTATTCGCACGAAGTG GAACGTCTTTGGCGCAAGTCGCGATTGCCCTCGGATCCCACTGGAGAATGCATTGGCACTGATCTAAATCGGAACTTTGACTATCTGTGGATGT TAATTGGCGCCAGTGACGATCCGTGCTCTGAATTTTATGCCGGACCTTCAGTAGAATCTGATCCAGAGATCAGTCAACTCACTTCATACATCAACACGTCCATACCAGAGGGGACTATCAAGATCTACATATCTCTGCACTCGTATGGTCAGTATGTCCTTTCCCCATGGGGCCACACCGCTGAGGAATTCCCGGAGCACTATCCCCAAATGATGCATGTGGCCAAGGGCTTCTCTGATGCTCTTTTTAGAAGATATGGCACTGTCTTCCACTATGGGTCAAGTGCCACAACTTTAT ATGAAGTTTCTGGTTCGGGTAAGGAGTGGGCCTATGCTGTAAAGGGAATTAAAATTCCCTATACCATCGAACTGAGGGACACAGGCGAATTAGGTTTTGTCCTGCCGCCCGAGGATATTATTCCTGTGGCCCGCGAGGTGACCGAAGGATTTGTTGGCATGATAGCTGCTGCCCGGGAAATAGATATATTATAG
- the LOC6506192 gene encoding zinc carboxypeptidase produces the protein MWSRILIFVGLFSLVLGLEQVRYDNYKVYNVRIDDEEHYQLLNSNEKRLELNSWREARHPGDTSDVMLPPQHQEAFEGLLSKYNFTYKLKIDNVQTHIDAQIPKKRTGYMEWTQFHTLDEIYAWLDLIEQRYADIVTPFTIGNSYEGRPIRGIKISFKEGNPAVFIESNIHAREWITSSTITYFIDELLVSRNPGVREIAQNVDWYIIPVLNVDGFSYSHEVARLWRKSRLPSDPTGECIGTDLNRNFDFLWMLTGASDDPCSETYAGPSAESDPEISQLTSYINTSIPEGTIKIYISLHSYGQYVLSPWGHTAEEFPEHYPQMMHVAKGFSDALYRRYGTVFTYGSSATTLYEVSGSGKEWAYAVKGIKIPYTIELRDKGELGFVLPPEDIIPVAREVTEGFVGMIAAAREVDIL, from the exons ATGTGGTCTAGAATTCTGATATTCGTAGGACTCTTTAGTCTAGTTCTGGGCCTGGAGCAAGTGCGTTATGACAACTACAAGGTCTACAATGTAAGGATCGACGATGAGGAGCACTACCAGTTGCTTAATAGCAACGAAAAACGCTTGGAG CTCAACAGCTGGCGCGAGGCTCGACATCCCGGAGATACCTCGGACGTAATGCTTCCCCCGCAGCACCAGGAGGCATTCGAGGGTCTTTTAAGCAAATACAACTTCACCTATAAGCTCAAAATCGATAATGTTCAGACCCACATCGATGCCCAGATACCCAAAAAACGAACTGGCTACATGGAATGGACCCAGTTTCATACACTGGACGAAATCTACGCCTGGCTAGATTTGATCGAACAACGTTATGCTGATATTGTCACACCTTTCACAATTGGAAACTCTTACGAAGGCAGACCCATTCGGGGCATAAAAATCTCATTCAAAGAGGGAAATCCCGCCGTGTTTATTGAGTCCAATATTCATGCCCGGGAATGGATTACTTCTTCGACGATCACATACTTCATCGATGAGCTTCTGGTTTCACGTAATCCTGGGGTCAGAGAAATAGCCCAAAACGTAGACTGGTACATTATTCCGGTCCTGAATGTTGATGGCTTTTCTTACTCTCACGAAGTG GCACGCCTCTGGCGCAAGTCGCGATTGCCCTCGGATCCCACTGGAGAATGTATTGGAACCGATCTGAACCGCAACTTTGACTTTCTATGGATGT TGACCGGCGCCAGTGACGATCCCTGCTCTGAAACGTACGCTGGACCTTCAGCAGAATCTGATCCAGAGATCAGTCAACTCACTTCATACATCAACACCTCCATACCAGAGGGGACTATCAAGATCTATATATCTCTGCACTCGTATGGACAGTATGTCCTTTCCCCATGGGGTCACACCGCTGAGGAATTCCCAGAACACTATCCCCAAATGATGCATGTGGCCAAGGGCTTCTCTGATGCTCTTTATAGAAGATATGGCACCGTCTTCACCTATGGATCAAGTGCCACAACTTTAT ATGAAGTTTCTGGTTCGGGTAAAGAGTGGGCCTACGCTGTAAAGGGAATTAAAATTCCCTACACTATCGAACTGAGGGACAAAGGCGAATTAGGCTTTGTTCTGCCACCCGAGGATATTATTCCTGTGGCCCGCGAGGTGACTGAAGGATTTGTTGGAATGATAGCTGCTGCCCGGGAAGTAGATATTCTATag